The genomic interval ACGAGGATTCGGTCGCCGAGGAGACGAGCCCGGCCCCGCCCGCCGAAGCGGAGCCGAGCGCCGGGCGCGGGCCGGGACGCAAGCGTTCCCGGTACATCAAGATCCCCGTGACGTTCAAGGGATGACGCGCCCGATCGCCGGTGCCCTCCCCCTGACGGTCGGAATCGACGTCGGCGGCACCAATATTCGCGCCTCCGTCGTCGACGCGGAGGGTCAGGTGCTCGACACCGTCGTGGCGCCGACGCCGCATTCCGCGCGCGCCTTGGAGGACGCGCTGGCCCGCTCGGTCCGCGAGCTGTGCGACCGGCACGCCATCGGGGCCGTCGGTCTGGCCGTGGCCGGGTTCATCACCAGCGACCGCAGCACCGTCCGTTTCGCGCCGCATCTGCCCTGGCAGGACACACCGGTCGCGAAGCGGCTCACCGAACGGCTGGAACTGCCGGTCATCCTGGAACACGACGCCAATGCCGCCGCGTGGGCCGAATATCGCTTCGGCGCGGCGGCGGGCGGGCACAACGTGGTGCTCGTCGCCATCGGCACCGGCATCGGCGCGGCCCTGCTCATCGAAGGCCGGCTGTATCGCGGAACGCACGGCGTCGCACCGGAACTGGGGCATCTGCAGGTGGTACCGCAGGGCCGGGCCTGTCCGTGCGGCAAGCAGGGCTGCTGGGAAAGGTATTGCAGCGGAACGGCATTGGCCGACACCGCGATCGAGCTGCTGGCCACCGATCCGGTCAGTTCCACCGTCCTGGCCCGTGAGGTCTACCGCGATCCCGGCTCGCTCACCGGCCGTCGCGTCGCCGGCGCCGCCCAGGACGGCGACCCGATCGCGGTGGCGGCGATGGCGGACTTCGCCCGCTGGCTCGGCCTGGGCCTCGCCTTCGTCAGCGATATCTTCGACCCGGATCTGGTGGTGATCGCGGGCGGCGTCAGCAGTTCCTCCGGGTTGTTCCTCGACGAAGCCCGGGAGGAGTACGCGCGTGCTGTCACCGGTGCGGGCCATCGCCCGCTCGCCCGGATCCGCACCACCCAGTTGGGCGAGGCGGCGGGCATGATCGGCGCCGCCGAACTGGCGCGCGCCGTCCTCGTCGAGACCGACCACCGGCCGTCCCGGGTCGGCTGATCCGCCCGCGTCCCCGCACGATTCAGCCGGGGCGATGGGAACATACGTTCGAATCGCAACACTCTGCCACTGCCCCGGTAATCCCCTGTTCACAACCACCCCTGCGAATGTGGTGAGATACCTCGCTGGGCTTGGATGTGATCTGCGACCAGCGGTAAAGTCGGCAACTGACGCAGGTGCCCGCAACTTATCCCGCCCGTGGGGGAAGGACGTCATGCTCTACTGGCTGCTGAAGTTCGTGTTTCCTGGACCGTTCATGCATGTTTTCAATAAACCCACGGTCGAGGGTGTCGAGAACATTCCCACGGACGGGCCGGCGATCATGGCGGGCAACCACCTTTCCTTCGCGGACTGGCTGTTCGGACCGTTGATGAGCCCGCGCCGAATCACCTACCTGGCCAAGGCCGAATACTTCACCACCCCGGGACTCAAAGGGCGCCTGCAGAAGTGGTTCTTCAGCGGCGCCGGGCAGTACCCGATCGACCGCACCGGCGCCGACGCCGCCGAGGACGCGCTCAACACCGCGAAGAAGCTGCTCGCCGAGGGTCGCCTCGTCGGCCTCTACCCGGAGGGCACCCGCTCTCCCGACGGTCGTCTGTACAAGGGCAAGACCGGCCTGGCCCGGCTCGCGCTGGACACCGGCGTCCCGGTCATCCCGGTCGCCGTCATCGGCACCGACAAGGTCAGTCCGCCCGGACCGTTCCGCTGGCGTTTCGCCAAGGTCACCGTGAAATTCGGTAAGCCGATCGACTTCTCGCGCTACGAGGGCATGGGCGGCAACCGTTTCGTCGAACGCGCCGTCACCGACGAGGTCATGTACGAGCTCATGCAGCTCACCGGCCAGGAGTACGTCGACGTCTACGCGCACAGCCTCAAGGGTGTGCCGAGCGGATCCCGCCCGGATGCCGCGCGCATCCCGGACACCGCCGCCGGCTGATCGCTGCGCACCACGTCGGCCCGAACAACGCGAAAGGCCCCGAATCCGCCTGGGATTCGGGGCCTTTCGCGATGCAGCGGCGAGCTCGGTTCAGCGGCGAGTTACTCGAACGCGCACTTGGACCACAGCTCGAACGGACCGGACACGTTGTACACGCCGGTCGCGGTCTTGACCGCCTTGGATTCGGCTTCCTCGGCAGTGGAGCCCCAGTCCGAACCCCAGCCACCGTTCTGCCCGAACGCCAGCGCGATGCAGCCGTTACGGGACCAGATCGGATTCGGGCAACCGCCACCACAGTCGGTCTGCACCTGGTTGGTGGCGGAGTCCTGGCTGATGGTGGAACGCACCCAGACGACCTGGTTGGTGTCTTCCTTGTAGGTCGCCGCGATCCAGGTGTCCCGCTTCGCCGACGTGGTCGGGGTCGGCGACTGCGTGGTCGTCGTCTCCGAGGTCGAGGTCGGGCTCGACGAGGTGGCCGCCGTGGTGGTGGATTCCGCGACGACGGTGGGATCGTCCTTGTTGCTGCGGATCACCAGCACGCCGACCACGCCGACGATGGCGACCACGCCGATCAGGATCGCGACGATGATCGCGGCCATCTTCCCGCCGCCGCCACCGCCGCCCGGCGGACCGCCCGGGCCGTACGGCGGCGGCTGGTAGGGCGGACCCGGCGGCGGGTACTGGCCTTGCTGGTACTGCGGACCCGATTGGTACGGGTCGCCCTGATAGGGCTGGCCCTGGTAGGGCTGGGTCGGCTGATAGGGCTGACCCGGTTGCTCGCCGGGATATTGCCCGTGCGGGTATGACATTGCGTCCCCCGGTTCGTTTTTCGACATCAAGAGCGGCACTACACTATCGGTCGCTATATCGACTGGCGAGCTCGCGCCGTATCACCAGTATCCGACGCGACCCCCTGGCGGTGCACGCCGTTGCGGACTGTCGATGACCTCTGTCACACACCAAGCGAACGGTAAGTCCGTTTTATGGTGCGCCAGCCACGATTTGGTCATGTTCAAGAAATTGCTGGCCGCCGCGGGAGTCGGCGGCGCCGAGGTCGAGACCGAACTGTTCACCCCCGGTGTGCAGCCCGGCGGCGTCGCCGAAGGTGTGATCCGATTGCGCGGCGGAAAGGTGGCCCAGGATATCGCCGAGGTGGCGGTGGAATTCGTGACGCGGGTCGAGCACGAGCGCGACGACCACGAGGGCGTGCGGGACATGGGTTTCGGGCGCACCTGGGTGCAGGGCCCGTTCCGGCTCGAGCCCGGCGCGGTCGCCGAATTCCGGTTCGGCGCACGGGCGCCGATGGAAACACCCATCACCTTCTACAACGGTCGCGTGCTGCCCGGGACCTGGGTGGCGCTGCGCACCGTCGTGGACGTACCGGGTGCGGTCGACGCGACCGACACCGATCCGATCGGCGTCGGCGCGCTACCCGCCCAGCACGTGCTGCTGGCGGCGGTGGAGCGCCTGGGCTTCGGATTGCGCGGCGCCGACGTGGAATACGGGCGGATCTACCACAGCACCCAGACCCTGCCGTTCTATCAGGAGATCGAATTCGGCGGCTCACCCCGCTATCCGCAGCTGAACCAGCTGGAGGTCACCTTCATGCCGGACGAGCAGGGCATGAGCGTGGTGCTCGAAGCCGACAAGCGCGGGAACCTGTGGTCGGCGAGCCGCGACGTGCTGGACGCGCTGCGAGTCGATTACGCCACGCTCGAGCAACGAGATTGGGCCGCCGAGCTGCACCACCGCCTCGCGGGCATGGCCTCACGACGCTGATAGCGTGAACCGAACGCCGGGCGGGATTCCTGTAGGGGTGGATTCGGTGCCGGCGCGCGAGTGAGGTGAGCATGGTCCGCCGCGCGGACATTTCCCAGGGCGCCGACGGCCGACTACTGCGGCTGCCCGAGCAGGCCCCGGTAGACGGGGGCGGGGTCCCGCCGACGGGCAAGCTGGTGCGCGGCGCGAAGCTGGCGGGGGTGCCGGTGGCGTACGCGGGCCGGCGGATGGCCGGAGTGGGCAAGCGGGCGCTGGGCCGCTCGGTCGCGGAGGTCGATCGGGAGATCCGGTCGCGCACCGCCCAGCACATGTTCCGGGTGCTCGGCGAACTGAAGGGGTGCGTCGCCAAACTCGGCCAGTTGCTCGCGGTCTACGAGTTCGTGCTCCCCGACGAGGTGGCGGCGCCGTATCGGGAAGCGCTGGGGCGACTCCAGGATTCGGCCCCGGCCATGCTCCCGGCGACCGTGCACGGGGTGCTGACGACGCATATCGGCGCGGACTGGCGGTCGAGATTCCTGGAGTTCGACGATCGCCGGCCCGCGGCGGCCTCGGTGGGCCAGGTGCACCGCGCGGTCTGGCACGACGGCCGGCCGGTCGCGGTCAAGGTGATGTATCCCGGTGCGCGCCAAGCGATCTACGACGATTTGCAAGCGCTGCGCCGGGTAGGGCCGTTGTTCTCGGCGCTGCTGCCCGGCGCCGACACCGCGGCCGTGATCGAAGCGCTGTGCTCCTACATTCGCGAAGAACTCGACTACTCGATCGAAGCCGCCCAGCAGCGCGCCTTCGCCGACGCCTACGCCGACGACCCGGATTTCGTCGTGCCGCGGGTGGTCGCCCAATACGGCGACGTACTGATCACCGAATGGCTCGACGGCATCTCGCTGTCGCGCCTGATCGCACAGAGTTCGGTGGTCGACGGGCCGCTCCGCCACGAACGCGATCGCGTCGGTTTGCTCATTCTGCGGTTCCTGCTCTCCGGCCCGGCACGCGCCGGGCTGCTCTACGGTGACCCGCATCCCGGCAATTTCCGGGTCATGCCCGACGGACGGCTGGGCGTGGTCGACTTCGGGGCCTGCGCTCCTTGGCCACCCGGCTTCCTGGACATGGCCAAGGACTTCTACCCGGCCCTGATCGCCTGTACCCCGGTGGAATTGGAAGCGGCGATCCGCCGCAACGGCTACGTCCAGCCGGGCCGCGAGCTCGACATCGACACGGTGGTCGCCCGTCTCGTCCCGATCCGGGACGCGGTCATCGCGCCGACCCTCGCGCTCACCCCAGACTGGCTGCGCACCCACCTGCGCGCCGCGACCGATCTGCGCGTCACCAATGTCGTTCGCCAGCTGACCATGCCGTCCCAGCACACCCCGGTCGCCCGCACCTCGCTCGCCGGTCTGGGCATCCTCGGCCAGCTTCGCGCCGAGCTTCCCTTGCGCGACGAATTCATCCGCTGGTTCCCGGACATCGTGGGCCTCCCGGGCCCGGACGACCTGCCCAGGGAGTAGCCGCCGAGCGACGGCGTGACGCTGTCCGGCAGGCCGGTATTCCCGCTGGTCAACAGCGGTCCCAACGGTGCCGTTGGCGCACACCGGAGTTCGGGTACGCACAACGGCCCCAGCTGTGGTTAGCTTTCGATTTATGAGCACGCCGCGTACTGTTTCCGCCGCTGAATTTCTTCCTCGCGACACCGCGGATGTGGTTCGCACGGTGCGTGATTCACGAGATCGCGCCGCCCAGCTGATGGTGCGCGGCGGCGAGCAATTCGACGACGGTCTGGCGTTACCGGATCAGCGGACCGTCGTCTCGCTGCGCCGGATGAACTCGGTGCTCGACATCAACCTCGGCAGACGCATGGTGCGAGTACAGGCCGGTGCCAAACTCTCCGATATCGATCGGCGGCTCGGCGCGCACGGGCTCGGCCTGCCGATCGTCGGGGACCACCGCGACATCACCGCGGGAGGGTTCGCCTCGGTCGGCGGCGTGAGCAGCGCCTCGCACAAGTACGGCCTGTTCATCGATCAGATCGTCGATTTGGAGTATGTCGACCCGGATGGGCGGATCGGCACCTGCGGGCGTAACCATCACACCGAGCGGTTCCATCGGATCCTCGGCGCGGGCGGGCGCGCGGGCATCATCACCGCGCTCACCCTGGACGCCGTCGACATCGACAAGGACCGCACCTGGCTCACCACCGACGCGGACCGCTTCCTCGACTTCGACTCGTTCATCGAGCACGCCTACGCCGAGATCAGCAAGCCGGGCAATGCCGCGCTGCAGGTGGGCCGCTGGGTGGACACCGCGCCGCTGAAGGTCTCGCGTCCGGTCGGCGCCGGGCAGGTGCAGCTGGGCACCGTGCGATTCGGGCAGTGGTCCAGCCTCTACCCGACCACCCCGACCCGGTCGCTGCGCGCTCGCCGTGAGGTCGGCACGCGCACCCGGAAGTCGCTGGGCGCCATCGCTTCCGCCGCCAGCGGCAAGGCCGGTATGCCGGTGCGCAACGCGGCGGCGGGCGCACTCATGTTCGCCCCGAAGGTGCTGACGCTGCGCGACGCGGAGTATCTGGCCGATACCGTGATCAGTTCCTCCGAACGCGGGCCCGCCTACCGCGTCGGGATCTTCGCCCCGCTGGCCAACTACACCTCGGTGTTCTACCGGCTGCACGACCTGTTCGACGGGCACCGGGAACGCACCGGCTGCTTCACCGTCATCTCGGCCATGACCTACGGGGTGCGCTCGAAGTACCTGCAGGCCCAGGCCGCGGCGCGGGAGCTGCCGGCCGACGACCACGCACTGATCACCTTCACCTGCCGGTTGCGGCCCTCCGGGCTGCCGTCGGAGTTGTTGCGTGACATCGTTTCCGGCGTCGAGGAGATCTGCGCCTCCGAACACGCCCTGCGATACGAGTCGGCGGACTAGACTCCACTCACACCGCGATCGGTCGCCGAGGGGTTGCTCTTCCGCCCCTCAGGATCGCGGGCAAACTTCGGCACTGTCGCGGGGTGTCGATGCGTTAGATCAGCGCTCCACCTGATGCGAAGGTTGCTGCTCCGATGCTCGAATTCCGCGCTGCCCCCGTTCCGTCGTTCCGCAAGAAGCTCACCGCGGACCTGCTGCGCAAGTCCGCGCCCGACCCGGGCTGCCGCGCCGATTCCCTCGGCGGCCTGCGCGTCCTGATCACCGACGCCTGCTCCGAAATCGGGCGGGCCACCGCGGTCCGGCTCGCGTCGCACGGCGCGCAGGTGGTGCTGGTCGCCGCCCGCGGGGATCACCTCGTATCGGTGTGCGAGGAGATCATCGGCACCGGCGGCTTCGCCCGCTGGTATCGCTGTGACATCTCCGCCCTCGGCGATGTCGACCAGCTCGTCCACTGGGTGCTGACCGAATTCGGCACCATCGACGTGCTGGTCAACAACGCGAGCCGCCCGCCACACCGACCGCTCACGCAGTCAGGCAACCGCTTCCGCGACTATCAGCGCATGATGGCCGCCAACTACTTCGGGCCCCTGCGACTGACCCTCGGTCTGCTCCCGGCCATGCTGCGGTCCGGCACCGGACAGGTGATCAACGTGGCTGCCGGTGCCGGCCCCACCCCGCACCTGGCCGCCTACGCCGCCGCACAGGCGGCCTGGACCACCTTCGGCGCATGCACCGACACCGAACTCGCCCCGCACGGCATCCAGGTCACCGCCGTCCAGACCCCAGCCACGGACGCCGCCGCAGCGGCCCACGCCATCGCGACCGCCATTCGCGCCCACCCCGACCGCGTCGCACCGCGTCTGACCCGGACATTGCGCGGGCTCGCCGGCGTCGCTCCGCGGTCCGCGAACCGGTTCCGGCACGCCCTGGGCATCTGAGCCGGGACAGCGAAGCGCCCCACCGGAATTCCGATGGGGCGCTTCGAAAGAAATATCCGACTCAGTGCTTTTCCGGGCCGAGGTAGTACTCGAACACCAAACCCGCCGCGGCGACGAGCACGCTCACCACGCCGATCGCGATCAGCCAGTACTGCCAGAAGGCCAGGCCCAGGGCCGCCACCGCACCGGCGCCCGCCAGCGAGATGGGCCAGAAGCTACCGGGCGAGAAGAAGCCCAGATCGCCCGCGCCGTCCACGATCTCGGCATCTTCGTAGTCCTCGGGACGCAGGTCCAGACGACGCGCGACGAACCGGAAGTAGGTGCCGATGATCAGCGACAGGCCCGCGGTCAGCACGATCGCGGTGGTACCCGCCCACTCGACGCCGGTGCGGGACTGCGCGGTGAAGAACCCGTAGATCACGCCGGTGATCACGAAGAAAATCGTGAGCAGTTCGAAAATACGCGCTTCGATCTTCATGTCAGCTCAATCCTCACTTGGCTTCGGAGGCGCTCTTGACCGTGCGGTCAGTGTTGAACGGGTGCGTAGACGTCGCGACCGGCGACTCACCGATCGAAGCCAGCGCCTCGGCGTTGGTCTTGCCCGTCTGACGCGCCTCCAGGTACTTGACGAACTTCTCCGGCGAGACCGCGCGGACCTCGAAGTTCATCATCGAGTGGAAGGTGCCGCACATTTCCGCGCAGCGGCCGACGAACGCGCCTTCCTTCTCGATCTTGGTGATCTGGAAGACGTTGTCCGACTGGTTTTCCTTCGGGTTCGGGATCACGTCCCGCTTGAACAGGAACTCCGGCACCCAGAAGGCGTGGATGACATCCGCGGCGGCGAGCTGGAACTCGATGACCCGGTTGGTCGGCAGCACCAGGACCGGGATCTCCTGCGAGGAGCCGATGGTCTCGATCTTGTCGTAGTGCAGGTAGGAGAGGTCGTTGGCCGGCTTGCCGTGCACCGGGCCGGGCTGCGGGTGACCCTTCTCGTTCTTGAGCTCCTTGTAGCCCTCGACCTGCTCCTGCGCACGCGCCTCACGCGCGGCGTCGATGCCGTCGTACTTGAAGCCGTCCTTGAAGTCGACCTCGCGATAGCCGAACTTCCAGTTCCACTGGAACGCCGTCACGTCGACGGTGACGTCGGGATCGG from Nocardia goodfellowii carries:
- a CDS encoding FAD-binding oxidoreductase, encoding MSTPRTVSAAEFLPRDTADVVRTVRDSRDRAAQLMVRGGEQFDDGLALPDQRTVVSLRRMNSVLDINLGRRMVRVQAGAKLSDIDRRLGAHGLGLPIVGDHRDITAGGFASVGGVSSASHKYGLFIDQIVDLEYVDPDGRIGTCGRNHHTERFHRILGAGGRAGIITALTLDAVDIDKDRTWLTTDADRFLDFDSFIEHAYAEISKPGNAALQVGRWVDTAPLKVSRPVGAGQVQLGTVRFGQWSSLYPTTPTRSLRARREVGTRTRKSLGAIASAASGKAGMPVRNAAAGALMFAPKVLTLRDAEYLADTVISSSERGPAYRVGIFAPLANYTSVFYRLHDLFDGHRERTGCFTVISAMTYGVRSKYLQAQAAARELPADDHALITFTCRLRPSGLPSELLRDIVSGVEEICASEHALRYESAD
- a CDS encoding cytochrome c oxidase subunit 4: MKIEARIFELLTIFFVITGVIYGFFTAQSRTGVEWAGTTAIVLTAGLSLIIGTYFRFVARRLDLRPEDYEDAEIVDGAGDLGFFSPGSFWPISLAGAGAVAALGLAFWQYWLIAIGVVSVLVAAAGLVFEYYLGPEKH
- a CDS encoding sporulation protein encodes the protein MFKKLLAAAGVGGAEVETELFTPGVQPGGVAEGVIRLRGGKVAQDIAEVAVEFVTRVEHERDDHEGVRDMGFGRTWVQGPFRLEPGAVAEFRFGARAPMETPITFYNGRVLPGTWVALRTVVDVPGAVDATDTDPIGVGALPAQHVLLAAVERLGFGLRGADVEYGRIYHSTQTLPFYQEIEFGGSPRYPQLNQLEVTFMPDEQGMSVVLEADKRGNLWSASRDVLDALRVDYATLEQRDWAAELHHRLAGMASRR
- a CDS encoding SDR family NAD(P)-dependent oxidoreductase, which codes for MLEFRAAPVPSFRKKLTADLLRKSAPDPGCRADSLGGLRVLITDACSEIGRATAVRLASHGAQVVLVAARGDHLVSVCEEIIGTGGFARWYRCDISALGDVDQLVHWVLTEFGTIDVLVNNASRPPHRPLTQSGNRFRDYQRMMAANYFGPLRLTLGLLPAMLRSGTGQVINVAAGAGPTPHLAAYAAAQAAWTTFGACTDTELAPHGIQVTAVQTPATDAAAAAHAIATAIRAHPDRVAPRLTRTLRGLAGVAPRSANRFRHALGI
- the ctaC gene encoding aa3-type cytochrome oxidase subunit II, translated to MAHKASEEIGAGPVKGRRGPVLRRAGLAVSLGITAMLVSGCSIDNVWLRFGWPSGITPQATRMRELWTWSILAALAMGVLVWGLTFWTVAFHRKKKDSPEFPRQTGYNVPLELTYTAIPFVIIAVLFYFTVVVQNYVHEKVADPDVTVDVTAFQWNWKFGYREVDFKDGFKYDGIDAAREARAQEQVEGYKELKNEKGHPQPGPVHGKPANDLSYLHYDKIETIGSSQEIPVLVLPTNRVIEFQLAAADVIHAFWVPEFLFKRDVIPNPKENQSDNVFQITKIEKEGAFVGRCAEMCGTFHSMMNFEVRAVSPEKFVKYLEARQTGKTNAEALASIGESPVATSTHPFNTDRTVKSASEAK
- a CDS encoding ABC1 kinase family protein, whose translation is MVRRADISQGADGRLLRLPEQAPVDGGGVPPTGKLVRGAKLAGVPVAYAGRRMAGVGKRALGRSVAEVDREIRSRTAQHMFRVLGELKGCVAKLGQLLAVYEFVLPDEVAAPYREALGRLQDSAPAMLPATVHGVLTTHIGADWRSRFLEFDDRRPAAASVGQVHRAVWHDGRPVAVKVMYPGARQAIYDDLQALRRVGPLFSALLPGADTAAVIEALCSYIREELDYSIEAAQQRAFADAYADDPDFVVPRVVAQYGDVLITEWLDGISLSRLIAQSSVVDGPLRHERDRVGLLILRFLLSGPARAGLLYGDPHPGNFRVMPDGRLGVVDFGACAPWPPGFLDMAKDFYPALIACTPVELEAAIRRNGYVQPGRELDIDTVVARLVPIRDAVIAPTLALTPDWLRTHLRAATDLRVTNVVRQLTMPSQHTPVARTSLAGLGILGQLRAELPLRDEFIRWFPDIVGLPGPDDLPRE
- a CDS encoding DUF4189 domain-containing protein, whose amino-acid sequence is MSYPHGQYPGEQPGQPYQPTQPYQGQPYQGDPYQSGPQYQQGQYPPPGPPYQPPPYGPGGPPGGGGGGGKMAAIIVAILIGVVAIVGVVGVLVIRSNKDDPTVVAESTTTAATSSSPTSTSETTTTQSPTPTTSAKRDTWIAATYKEDTNQVVWVRSTISQDSATNQVQTDCGGGCPNPIWSRNGCIALAFGQNGGWGSDWGSTAEEAESKAVKTATGVYNVSGPFELWSKCAFE
- a CDS encoding ROK family glucokinase — translated: MTRPIAGALPLTVGIDVGGTNIRASVVDAEGQVLDTVVAPTPHSARALEDALARSVRELCDRHAIGAVGLAVAGFITSDRSTVRFAPHLPWQDTPVAKRLTERLELPVILEHDANAAAWAEYRFGAAAGGHNVVLVAIGTGIGAALLIEGRLYRGTHGVAPELGHLQVVPQGRACPCGKQGCWERYCSGTALADTAIELLATDPVSSTVLAREVYRDPGSLTGRRVAGAAQDGDPIAVAAMADFARWLGLGLAFVSDIFDPDLVVIAGGVSSSSGLFLDEAREEYARAVTGAGHRPLARIRTTQLGEAAGMIGAAELARAVLVETDHRPSRVG
- a CDS encoding lysophospholipid acyltransferase family protein translates to MLYWLLKFVFPGPFMHVFNKPTVEGVENIPTDGPAIMAGNHLSFADWLFGPLMSPRRITYLAKAEYFTTPGLKGRLQKWFFSGAGQYPIDRTGADAAEDALNTAKKLLAEGRLVGLYPEGTRSPDGRLYKGKTGLARLALDTGVPVIPVAVIGTDKVSPPGPFRWRFAKVTVKFGKPIDFSRYEGMGGNRFVERAVTDEVMYELMQLTGQEYVDVYAHSLKGVPSGSRPDAARIPDTAAG